From a region of the Planctomycetia bacterium genome:
- a CDS encoding cold shock domain-containing protein, with protein MAVGSIKKLTDKGFGFIKTNGDKDLFFHSKSVQGTTFDQLYEGQEVAYTEGSGPKGPCAENVKPA; from the coding sequence ATGGCCGTAGGCAGCATCAAGAAGTTGACGGACAAGGGTTTTGGTTTCATCAAGACGAACGGCGACAAGGACCTGTTCTTCCACTCGAAGAGCGTTCAAGGCACGACCTTCGACCAACTGTACGAAGGCCAGGAAGTCGCCTACACGGAAGGCAGCGGTCCGAAGGGTCCGTGCGCTGAGAACGTCAAGCCCGCCTGA
- a CDS encoding metallophosphoesterase family protein, which yields MLLGVVSDSHGQLDHTLRAVRMLESLSPVVVIHCGDIGSTAVIELFRPWPTHYVFGNVDRDEAELRQAIVAAGHQCHERFGELELAGRRIAFLHSDDLRRFRETTSSGQYDLVCYGHTHRAEQHTEGKTLILNPGAMHRANPHSIAVVDLETMLATVVAV from the coding sequence ATGCTGTTGGGCGTAGTGAGCGATTCGCACGGACAACTCGATCACACGCTCCGCGCGGTGCGGATGCTGGAAAGTCTTTCGCCGGTCGTGGTGATTCATTGCGGCGATATCGGCAGTACGGCGGTCATCGAACTGTTCCGGCCCTGGCCGACGCATTATGTGTTCGGCAATGTCGACCGCGACGAAGCCGAACTGCGCCAGGCCATCGTCGCCGCCGGACACCAGTGCCACGAGCGATTCGGAGAACTGGAACTCGCCGGACGACGGATTGCGTTTCTCCATAGCGACGACCTGCGACGTTTCCGCGAAACGACGAGCAGCGGTCAGTACGATCTGGTCTGCTACGGCCACACGCATCGTGCTGAGCAACATACCGAGGGCAAGACGCTGATTCTCAATCCTGGCGCCATGCATCGAGCCAATCCGCATTCGATCGCTGTGGTGGATTTGGAGACGATGCTAGCGACGGTCGTCGCAGTTTGA
- a CDS encoding DUF1501 domain-containing protein produces the protein MPSHRSPRRTWAWPGEPYSRRELLRLGGLGLLGLSLPELLTRQSLAAAQEAQRGGSFGRAKACILLFMWGGPAHQDTWDLKPDAPAEIRGEFRPIATNVPGIEICEHFPLLAQRADRLALVRSVTHGDLNHTSATHYLLTGQTPPAAGDFRRDWPSMGAVLSKLGRGEGALPPFVSMRPTVPGDVPRFVEQSQGQFAGWLGSSFDPLTIDADPSTTDYEVGAFQMPADVSLERLSSRRGLLHSVNQQVEAVLASPATAAASNHYQKAFELLHTGTAGSAFDLTQEPDAVRDRYGRNTHGQSVLQARRLVERGVPLVTVFWPNDGIKNVSVYWDTHSRNFVDLKERLMPAADQAFSALLDDLAERGMLDETLVLWTGEFGRTPRVGQRNSDAGAGADGRDHWPGCFTSVLAGGGIRGGQVYGSSDRHAAYPSADAVAPVDLVATAYHCLGVPSDQELHDSQNRPLVISGGHVIDRLLG, from the coding sequence ATGCCATCGCATCGCAGTCCCCGCCGCACCTGGGCCTGGCCCGGCGAACCGTATTCGCGGCGAGAATTGCTGCGGCTAGGCGGACTGGGACTGCTGGGATTGTCGCTGCCGGAGTTGCTGACGCGCCAGAGTCTGGCTGCGGCGCAAGAAGCCCAGCGCGGCGGCAGTTTCGGCCGGGCGAAGGCGTGCATTCTGCTTTTTATGTGGGGCGGCCCAGCGCACCAGGACACGTGGGACCTCAAGCCGGACGCGCCTGCCGAAATCCGGGGCGAGTTCCGGCCAATCGCCACGAACGTGCCGGGAATCGAAATCTGCGAGCATTTTCCACTGCTGGCACAACGAGCCGATCGGCTCGCCTTGGTCCGCTCCGTCACGCATGGCGACCTCAATCACACCTCGGCGACGCACTACCTGCTCACTGGCCAGACGCCGCCGGCTGCCGGAGATTTCCGCCGCGATTGGCCGAGCATGGGCGCGGTGCTCTCGAAACTGGGTCGGGGCGAAGGGGCGTTGCCGCCATTCGTCTCCATGCGGCCGACCGTGCCGGGAGACGTGCCGCGATTTGTCGAGCAGAGCCAAGGGCAATTCGCCGGTTGGCTGGGCTCGTCGTTCGATCCGCTGACGATCGACGCCGATCCGTCGACGACCGATTACGAAGTCGGCGCGTTTCAGATGCCGGCTGATGTCTCACTGGAGCGTTTGTCTTCGCGGCGCGGGTTGCTGCACTCGGTCAATCAACAAGTCGAAGCCGTGCTGGCATCTCCCGCGACCGCGGCGGCGAGCAATCATTATCAGAAGGCGTTCGAGCTGCTGCATACGGGCACGGCGGGCAGTGCCTTTGACCTGACACAAGAACCGGACGCAGTGCGAGACCGTTACGGCCGCAACACGCACGGGCAATCGGTGCTGCAGGCGCGCCGGCTGGTGGAGCGCGGCGTGCCGCTCGTGACGGTCTTTTGGCCCAACGATGGCATCAAGAACGTCAGCGTCTATTGGGACACGCATAGCCGTAACTTCGTCGACCTAAAGGAAAGGCTGATGCCGGCCGCCGACCAGGCATTTTCGGCGCTGCTCGACGATCTCGCCGAACGCGGCATGTTGGATGAAACGCTGGTACTCTGGACCGGGGAGTTCGGCCGCACGCCGCGCGTCGGACAACGCAACAGCGACGCCGGCGCAGGGGCCGACGGCCGCGACCACTGGCCCGGCTGCTTTACCTCAGTGCTAGCCGGCGGCGGCATCCGCGGCGGGCAAGTTTACGGTTCGTCGGATCGCCATGCGGCCTACCCCTCAGCCGACGCAGTGGCGCCGGTCGACCTCGTCGCCACGGCTTACCACTGCCTGGGCGTTCCCAGCGATCAAGAATTGCACGACAGCCAAAACCGCCCCCTCGTCATCTCCGGCGGCCACGTCATCGACCGGCTACTGGGCTAG
- the lepB gene encoding signal peptidase I, whose protein sequence is MIAIFIALFAASILIAAACLRLGLRFVKVENVRWRTVMTTILMMSVANLILLFVATAATSLGSNQAIAGSLIQLVGGVVAACLLISKRFHVKPGRAFLAWLPTLLFPLVYFPFTHFVLRPYVLESFSAPTNSMAPTILGTHLRATCAICGAPAYQAARDPRFSYSDSPHYAICETKFHVSEPHSSSGAVQSADRFMTIKFLQPRRWDVVTFRVPSSPEEIYVKRLVGLPGEEIVIKDGAVWANGVRLVQPASMGEIEYLSEIEGYDGTLSGTEKSPARLREGEYFVLGDFSAFSVDSRFWSRGAPGHAAYAVPESHLLGVVTHIYWPPSRWHTLR, encoded by the coding sequence GTGATCGCCATCTTCATCGCCCTTTTCGCGGCATCAATACTCATAGCGGCAGCGTGCCTGCGACTCGGCCTTAGGTTCGTGAAGGTTGAAAACGTGCGTTGGCGCACCGTCATGACCACGATTCTGATGATGTCCGTCGCTAACCTCATATTGCTATTCGTCGCGACGGCCGCCACTTCACTCGGTTCCAATCAGGCGATCGCCGGGAGTCTGATTCAGTTGGTCGGAGGCGTCGTCGCCGCATGCTTACTCATCAGCAAACGCTTTCACGTCAAGCCGGGCAGGGCCTTCTTGGCGTGGTTACCGACTTTGCTCTTCCCCCTCGTTTACTTTCCATTCACGCACTTCGTACTCCGGCCTTACGTTTTGGAAAGTTTTTCGGCGCCCACGAATTCGATGGCGCCAACCATTTTAGGAACCCATTTGCGCGCGACTTGCGCGATTTGCGGTGCGCCGGCGTATCAAGCGGCGCGCGATCCGAGATTCTCGTACAGCGATTCGCCGCACTATGCAATCTGCGAAACGAAATTTCATGTTTCCGAACCTCATTCCAGCAGTGGTGCTGTACAGTCCGCGGACCGGTTCATGACAATAAAATTCCTCCAACCTCGTCGCTGGGACGTCGTCACCTTTCGCGTTCCGTCGTCACCAGAAGAGATTTATGTGAAGAGACTCGTGGGGTTGCCTGGTGAGGAGATCGTCATCAAGGACGGGGCAGTTTGGGCGAACGGAGTGCGCCTTGTGCAACCCGCGTCCATGGGCGAAATCGAGTACCTTTCCGAAATCGAGGGGTACGATGGCACTCTCTCAGGTACCGAGAAGAGTCCAGCCCGCTTAAGGGAGGGCGAATACTTTGTGCTCGGCGACTTTTCTGCTTTTTCAGTCGATTCCCGATTTTGGTCGCGAGGCGCTCCGGGGCATGCGGCATATGCTGTGCCGGAAAGCCATCTCTTAGGCGTTGTGACGCACATTTATTGGCCCCCGTCACGATGGCACACGCTCCGGTAG
- a CDS encoding lysophospholipid acyltransferase family protein, translating into MLSSSITVLLSYGVLCGAVLACLGMIWADFRRQQYRLGQYPIFLFNRLITRLLWRAEISGPLPVQPGQGAVIVCNHIGPIDPAFIALGTGTSVHWMVAREFVDMPVLRWFFRAVEAIPVGRGGIDTAATKLAIRYVQQGGLLGLFPEGRINETERFLLPGRPGAALIALKARAPVIPCHITDSPYDGTVFGFMVIPTRTRLKIGKPIDLSPYYDNAGDRDVQVELTKRFLREIAKLGGVDKFEPELAGRNWKTADNSLPAAG; encoded by the coding sequence ATGCTGTCATCGTCCATCACCGTACTTCTTTCCTACGGTGTGCTATGCGGCGCCGTGTTGGCCTGTTTGGGGATGATTTGGGCTGATTTTCGACGGCAACAATATCGATTGGGGCAATACCCGATTTTTCTGTTCAACCGCTTGATTACCCGCCTCCTGTGGCGTGCCGAGATCTCCGGGCCGCTGCCGGTGCAGCCAGGGCAAGGGGCCGTGATCGTTTGCAATCATATCGGGCCGATCGATCCGGCGTTCATCGCCTTGGGAACCGGCACGTCGGTGCATTGGATGGTCGCCCGCGAGTTCGTGGACATGCCGGTCCTGCGCTGGTTCTTCCGCGCCGTGGAAGCGATTCCCGTGGGCCGCGGCGGCATCGATACGGCCGCCACCAAGTTGGCGATCCGCTACGTCCAGCAAGGCGGACTCCTGGGCCTGTTTCCCGAAGGCCGCATCAACGAAACCGAACGATTTCTCCTGCCGGGCCGTCCCGGTGCGGCGCTGATCGCTCTCAAGGCCCGCGCACCGGTCATTCCCTGTCACATCACCGATTCCCCATATGACGGCACGGTGTTCGGATTCATGGTCATCCCGACCCGAACGCGTTTGAAAATCGGCAAGCCGATCGACCTCTCGCCGTACTACGACAACGCCGGCGACCGCGACGTGCAGGTGGAGTTGACCAAGCGCTTCCTCCGCGAGATTGCGAAACTCGGCGGCGTCGACAAGTTCGAACCGGAGCTTGCCGGTCGAAATTGGAAGACCGCCGACAACAGCTTGCCCGCGGCTGGGTAA
- the rimI gene encoding ribosomal protein S18-alanine N-acetyltransferase: MIRRDMHEVLDIESESFEFPWSEEDFINCLRQRNCIGMVADYADRVVGFMIYELHKTRLHVLNFAVAPDVRRRGVGTQMLSKLRGKLSDQRRNRILLEVRETNLAAQLFFREADFKAVSVLRGYYADSPEDAYLMQFRHRITPETMIADPAFLRRAG, encoded by the coding sequence ATGATCCGGCGCGACATGCACGAGGTGCTCGATATCGAGAGCGAGAGCTTCGAGTTCCCCTGGTCCGAGGAAGATTTCATCAATTGCCTCCGCCAGCGCAATTGCATCGGCATGGTCGCCGACTACGCCGACCGCGTCGTCGGATTCATGATCTATGAGTTGCACAAGACGCGGCTGCACGTGCTCAATTTCGCTGTCGCGCCGGACGTCCGTCGCCGCGGCGTGGGCACGCAGATGCTGTCAAAGCTCCGCGGCAAGCTCTCCGATCAGCGCCGCAACCGCATCCTGCTTGAAGTCCGCGAGACGAACCTTGCCGCGCAATTGTTTTTTCGCGAAGCCGACTTCAAGGCCGTCTCCGTCCTCCGCGGCTACTACGCGGACTCTCCGGAAGACGCCTACCTGATGCAGTTCCGCCATCGGATCACCCCGGAAACGATGATCGCGGACCCGGCGTTCCTACGTCGCGCCGGCTAG
- a CDS encoding PEP-CTERM sorting domain-containing protein, translated as MPLTKLILFSGSAAVLALLLAGPESHAAFFTYQFSGQVTEVDNPNGFFTDVAAVGAPVSGAFTYTDSPNGSPFSLNPNFTNYTHQESPPDTGIVLIFNDIEAHASEFSLTNMIVGNDNLDDFFPPFFPPGDSFRYGDSLDGTSALFDFSQAEFFQFANAGLFLADSSSEAFDSQDLPSGLPLSAFDGRYGLVDIYDDNFEATGKLVFQIDSIRAVPEPSTYVLATIGLFGMASVIRQRKRR; from the coding sequence ATGCCTCTCACCAAACTCATCCTGTTCAGTGGTAGCGCGGCAGTGCTGGCATTGTTGCTCGCCGGTCCTGAGTCACATGCCGCCTTTTTCACTTACCAGTTCTCCGGTCAGGTGACGGAAGTGGACAATCCCAACGGTTTTTTCACCGACGTGGCCGCCGTGGGAGCTCCAGTCAGCGGCGCCTTCACCTATACCGACAGCCCAAACGGCAGTCCTTTCTCCTTGAACCCGAATTTCACTAATTACACTCATCAAGAATCGCCGCCCGACACGGGGATTGTCCTCATTTTCAACGACATTGAAGCTCATGCTTCTGAGTTTTCCCTCACCAATATGATTGTCGGAAACGACAATTTGGACGACTTCTTCCCGCCCTTCTTTCCGCCGGGAGACTCCTTTCGCTACGGCGATTCTCTTGACGGCACATCGGCGCTATTCGACTTCAGCCAGGCCGAATTCTTCCAATTTGCCAACGCTGGTCTGTTCTTGGCTGACTCAAGCAGCGAAGCTTTCGATTCACAGGACCTGCCGTCCGGCTTGCCATTATCGGCCTTCGACGGGCGGTATGGCCTAGTGGATATCTACGACGACAATTTCGAAGCCACTGGAAAGCTCGTGTTTCAGATCGATTCAATTCGTGCCGTTCCGGAACCAAGCACCTACGTCCTCGCCACCATTGGCCTGTTCGGCATGGCCAGCGTCATCCGGCAACGAAAGCGTCGCTAG